The DNA sequence TTCGATCGCCCGCGCCACGGCGGAGACGAAGATCTTCGTCGTTTCGGGGTATTTCTTGATGAAGTCGGTGCGCAGCACGTACGGGCCGCCGTTGTACGCGCCGAACGCCTGGACGTCGCTGAACAGCGATCGCACCCCGCCGGTCGCGACGGCGTGGTCCTGCAGGATGCCCTGCAGCGCCGCGACGTCGAGCTGGCCGTTGCGCAGCGCCTGTTCGGCGTTGACCGGCGGGATGACGACGAGCTGCACCTGCTTGATCTCCTCGTCGGACAGCCCTTCCCGTTTGAGCCAGAGGTCCAGGGCGGCTTCGAGGTTGGCGCCCGCGGTGTTGACGCCGACCTTCTTGCCGATCAGGTCGCGGGCGGTCCGGATCGGACTGTCCTCTTTGGTGTAGAAGCCGAGGAAGGCCTTTTCGTCGGAGCCGTAGTAGTTGACGACCGCCTTGACCGGGGCGCCGGCCTCGACGAGCTTCACGACCGCGCCGGTGAAGGCGCCGCCGAAGTCGGTCTGGTCGGTGGCCGCGGACTGGATGTCCTGCGGGCCGCTGATCGTGTTGCCGACCCACTTCAGCTTGACCGGGCCGAGGTAGCCCAGGTCTTCGGCGAGCTCGGGCAGGGTCACGGAGTTCGCGCTGCCCTGGTACCGGAGTTCGAGTTTCTCGGGTTGTCCGGGCGCACCGGTGGCCGTCGCCGACGCGCACCCGGACAGCAGCACCGCGGCGGCGATGAGGGCGGGCAGAGTTTTCTTCACGGTGGGGTTCTTTCGGCTCGGGAGTCGGCACGACGTGACCACCGGCCGATGTGGCCGGCGGGGCGCCGGTGGGGATACCGCAATTGTTCGCAGCCGCCGCGACCGCGGTCAACTTTGCGAGTTTCTGAATTAACTACCGCGGTTCACGAGGCATGCGAAAGGTGCGTGAGGAGCGGGCCGAGCGGGTCGTCGTAGAGGATGTCGAGCAGCACCGCGCCGCCGGCCGTCGCCAGTTCCGTGCCCGGGAAGCTCGTCGCCACAACGGTTTCCGCCGGTTCGGCGCAGGTCCGGGAGCGGGCGCGGACTTCGTCCCGGATGGCGGGAAGACACCCGGGCACCTGGGCTACACTCCGGTCGACCAGCACGAGCACGGCCGGGTTCAGCACGTCGAGCAGCAACGCCGCGGCCTGGCCGATCAGCCGTGCGCGGTCCTGGAACAACCGCACCGCCGCGGTTTCGCCGTTCGTGGCGAGGGCCAGCAATTCCGGAAAGGACACGCCGGCGTTGCGTGCGAGCGTCGCTTCCGAAACGGTCGCCTCCAGGCAGCCGGTGCGCCCGCAGCGGCAGGGTTCGGTGCTGTCGTCGACCGGCAGGTGTGCCACCGCGCCCGCCGCCGAACGCGGGCCGTGGTGCACCACCGCGCCGGTGGCGAACGCCGCGTCGACGACGTTGCCGGTGAACAACTGCACGACGCTTTCCCGCGCCCGCGGGTGACCGAAGAGCTGTTCGGCGTGCACGAGCGACCGCGCGTGCCCGTCGACCGCCACGGTGAGCCCGGTCGACGCCGTCAGGAGGTCGCGCACCGGGACGTCACGCCAGCCGAGCAGCGGGTGGTCGACGACGGTGCCGGAGTCGCGGTCCACCCAGCCGCCGGTGGCGAAGCCGAGGCCGAGCGGTTCGCGGTCCGGCGCGTGGCCGAGCAGGAGGTCGTCGAGGATCTCCGCGGCCCGCGCGAGCAGGTCTTCGGGAGGCAGCCCGTCGTGTGGTTCTTCGTGCTGCGCCAGGACGTTCCCGCGGATGTCGAGCAGAGCGACGGTCGCGTGGTGCACGGCCAGGTGCAGCGCGCCGACGACGTGCCGCCCGGTGTCGAGGCCGACCGGCACGTGCGGCCGGCCGACGCTCCGACGGGGCTCGGCTTCGGGGAACTCCCGCAGCAACCCCAGCCGGGTGAGGTCCGCGGTGTGCCCGGTGACGGCGGCTGCGGACAGGCCTGTCCGCCGCGCGATGGTGCTGCGCGCGATCGGCCCGTCGTCGAGGACCGCCCGCAGGACCGCGCTCGCGCTGGCACTGCGCCGGGCGCCGCGCGCGTCCGTCCTCTGTGGACCGCCGGCCCCCGTCATGGCCTGATCGTGGCAGACGTCGCGGCGCGCGAACAGCGTGCCCAGGATGCAGGACTTGACGCATACCCATATGGGCATATGATTGCCGCGTGGCACGAGCAGCGACGACGGCGGACACCTTCAACGCGGTCGCCGAACCCCGGCGGCGGCAGATCCTCGACGAGCTCATGGCCGGCGAGCGGTCGGTCGGCGATCTCGTCGCCCGGCTCGGGCTGGCGCAGCCGCAGGTGTCCAAACACCTGCGGGT is a window from the Amycolatopsis sp. NBC_00355 genome containing:
- a CDS encoding ROK family transcriptional regulator yields the protein MTGAGGPQRTDARGARRSASASAVLRAVLDDGPIARSTIARRTGLSAAAVTGHTADLTRLGLLREFPEAEPRRSVGRPHVPVGLDTGRHVVGALHLAVHHATVALLDIRGNVLAQHEEPHDGLPPEDLLARAAEILDDLLLGHAPDREPLGLGFATGGWVDRDSGTVVDHPLLGWRDVPVRDLLTASTGLTVAVDGHARSLVHAEQLFGHPRARESVVQLFTGNVVDAAFATGAVVHHGPRSAAGAVAHLPVDDSTEPCRCGRTGCLEATVSEATLARNAGVSFPELLALATNGETAAVRLFQDRARLIGQAAALLLDVLNPAVLVLVDRSVAQVPGCLPAIRDEVRARSRTCAEPAETVVATSFPGTELATAGGAVLLDILYDDPLGPLLTHLSHAS
- a CDS encoding ABC transporter substrate-binding protein, encoding MKKTLPALIAAAVLLSGCASATATGAPGQPEKLELRYQGSANSVTLPELAEDLGYLGPVKLKWVGNTISGPQDIQSAATDQTDFGGAFTGAVVKLVEAGAPVKAVVNYYGSDEKAFLGFYTKEDSPIRTARDLIGKKVGVNTAGANLEAALDLWLKREGLSDEEIKQVQLVVIPPVNAEQALRNGQLDVAALQGILQDHAVATGGVRSLFSDVQAFGAYNGGPYVLRTDFIKKYPETTKIFVSAVARAIEWERTTPRDQVIARFTKIIQARGRNENTNTLQYWKSVGVTHGGLISEKDYTLWSPWLKQQGLIKRDALDTGKLYTNEFNPYRDGAPAVTK